ATCTGCCTTTGATGTTCTTGATTTGCTGAAAGGTGCTCCAGAAATAAAGTTGATTGTTAAATTCTATCCAGAACATTCTCATTACAATCATTATAtcttatataatatattataataataaacagaAACGTGACTATGAAGGTGTTAAAGTGAACAACTTGATGCTCAGTGATTGATCTTGTTCTATTTCGTTTTCACATTTGCGCATCTTTTACGCACGAGCTCACAAACACGCGCACCTCTCtatccctctccctctctctccctctctatctctctccctctctctctccctctctctctacttGAATGTCCGCTCCAGACCGGAGTTGTTGTTCTTTCTCGGGGGGCATCGAGCCGCGACCACCGGACATGCCGCGCGGATTCCTGGTGAAGAGAAACCGGCGATGTTCGGCGTCGTATCGGGCGCGAATCAACAAAGCCGTCCCGTGCGTGGGCGCACGGAGCAACAGCGGGAGCTCCGAGGCGCTGCCCGCGTTCGGGGACGCGTGGAACCCGCACGTGGAGTTACCGGGGACCGAGGCGCACGTTTTAACTCCCGGTGGCggtttctccttcttctcccctcctcctcctcctcctcctccacgcgaCGTGACATTTACGAGACTTCCAGAGCAGCCGTTCCTCCCCGCCAGGTGCCCGACGTCACCCCCGGTGCCAGACTTACCGGAGCTTCCGTTCCTCGTCGACTCCTCCTCGCACCGCCACGCAGCGAGGACCCCCGCGTTCCTGGAACCCGAGCAACCGCCGAGCAGCGGCCGGAACCACAAACCGTCCACCGGAAACCCGAAGAGAACCAAAGTCCGGAGAGTCAGCTCCGAGGACGAGTTCATGACTTCTCCGGTTCTGGGTCTCCGGATCAAAAAGGAGAGTCCCGAGCTGCGGGGGCGGCGGGGGAGCTCGTCCGGTCCGCTGGGGGGGTTCACCTGCCAGCTCTGTAAAGAGGACTACCCCGACCCGGTCTCCCTGGCGCAGCACAAGTGTTCCCGCATCGTGCGCGTGGAGTACCGGTGCCCCGAGTGCGACAAAGTCTTCAGCTGTCCCGCCAACTTGGCCTCCCATCGCCGCTGGCACAAACCCCGCCCGCTGAACAGCCACGGGGGGGACGCGTCCa
This Brachionichthys hirsutus isolate HB-005 unplaced genomic scaffold, CSIRO-AGI_Bhir_v1 contig_1307, whole genome shotgun sequence DNA region includes the following protein-coding sequences:
- the LOC137917433 gene encoding insulinoma-associated protein 2-like; this translates as MPRGFLVKRNRRCSASYRARINKAVPCVGARSNSGSSEALPAFGDAWNPHVELPGTEAHVLTPGGGFSFFSPPPPPPPPRDVTFTRLPEQPFLPARCPTSPPVPDLPELPFLVDSSSHRHAARTPAFLEPEQPPSSGRNHKPSTGNPKRTKVRRVSSEDEFMTSPVLGLRIKKESPELRGRRGSSSGPLGGFTCQLCKEDYPDPVSLAQHKCSRIVRVEYRCPECDKVFSCPANLASHRRWHKPRPLNSHGGDAST